The region CTATTAGTTTCAAAAAACACTACACGCAAACTCAGCGTCGGTAAAGAAACGCAATTATATTGCCATCTTCAAGTTAGGGAAGATTGCCTTGTTTTATATGGTTTTAGCGATTTAGCCGAAAAGAATTTATTTAGTCAATTAACCAGCGTTTCGGGCATAGGCCCTAAAAATGCTCTTAATATTTTAAGCGGTATGCCACTTAACAAAATTATGGTAGCTATTGTTACTAGCGACACTTCAACTTTGTGTTCGATTAAAGGCCTAGGCAAAAAAACCGCTGAAAGAGTTATACTCGAACTAAGAGAAAAATTACAAATCGACAAACCTTTGCTTAAAGAACTACATTCAAATGAGGAAGAAGAAGTAATAAGCGTGTTGAAATCTTTGGGAATAAGCAAAAATGACGCTAGCGAAAGAATTAGATTAGCCAAAGAGAATGGCTTTGTGACAACCGAAGAAATTTTAAATTACTGTCTAAAAAATTCTTAATTTTCAATAATAAGTTATTATTGAGATTAGAACAAAAAATTTGTTAAAGGAAAAAATATGGACGAACTGATTAAAAGCACAATAGATGTTCAAGAAATTGAGAGCGAGAATGTTTTAAGACCCAAAAGTATGACAAATTATATTGGGCAAGACTCGCTCAAAGAGAAATTATCTATCTATATCGAGGCGGCAAAAAGTCGTAACGAACAGCTCGACCATTGTCTTTTCTATGGTCCTGCGGGGCTAGGCAAGACTACGCTAGCCCACATAATTGCCGGCCTTATAAATACTCGAATTACTATTACAAGCGGTCCTGCTATCGAAAGACCGGCTGATTTAGCCGCTCTACTTACTAACCTATCGCAAAATGAAGTTTTATTTATAGATGAAATACATCGGCTCAACCATTCGGTAGAAGAAATTCTTTATCCCGCTATGGAAGACTATGCGCTAGATTTTATGATTGGAAAAGGTCCAAGCGCAAGAAGCGTAAGGCTTCCATTATCCAAATTTACTTTAATTGGCGCTACTACAAAAGTTGGTATGCTTTCTCAACCGCTTAGAGATAGGTTTGGCATAAGAGCTAAACTTGAAATGTATTCGGTCGAACAATTACAGCAAATTGTAGAGAACTCGGCAAAAATTTTAAATATCAATATTGATAAAAATGCAGCTTGTCAAATAGCTTTGCGTAGTCGTGGAACGCCTAGAATAGCTAATAGACTGCTTAAAAGAGTGCGTGATTACGCCCAAGTTAAAGGCAACGGCTCGATTGACAATGTAATTACAAATTACGCTTTTTCTCAACTAGAAATAGACTCTTTGGGGCTTGATAATGTTGACAAATGCGTGCTTGAAACCATTATTGACAAATTTAACGGCGGTCCTGTTGGCATTGAAGCGTTAGCTTCGGCGTCAAACGAAGATATTACAACAATAGAGGACGTTTACGAACCCTATTTAATGCAGTTAGGTTTTATCGTTCGCACGCCAAGAGGCAGAATTTGTATGCCTAGCGCCTATGCTCATATTGGAAGGGCGCTCGACGCAAATGTAAATAAATTTATAAATTCGCAAATTGACCAAAAAGTTGAAGAAAATATTGATACAATAAAGAGTGATATAAATGAATAAATCTGATTTTTATTTTGATTTGCCCAAAGAATTAATAGCGCAAACGCCGATAGAACCTCGTGACCATTCTAGACTGCTTGTTTACGATAGGCAAACTAAGCAAATAGAGCATAAGCATTTTTACGACCTACCAAATTATTTGCGTAGCGGAGATGTTCTTGTAATAAATAATACTAAGGTTTTGCCTGCAAGAATTTATGGCAAACGCAAATTTAGCGAGGGCAAAGTTGAGTTTTTGCTACTCAAAAGACTAGATTATACGCATTATCAAGTGCTGACAAAACCCGGTAGAAGCACCAAAGTTGGCGACGAAGTAGTGTTTAGCGACGAACTTAGCGCTGTTGTAACCGACATTATCGAAGACGGAGTTCGCATAGTAGAATTTTCTTTTACAGGCGTATTTGAAGATATAATCGATAGGTTAGGACAAATGCCACTTCCGCCTTATATTACTGAAACGCTTAAAGACAATACTCGCTATAATACAGTTTACTCAAAATTGCTTGGTTCTTCGGCTGCGCCTACGGCTGGATTGCATTTTACTAACGAATTATTACAAAAAATTAAAGATTTAGGAGTAATTGTAGCCGAAGTATTACTTCACGTTGGGCTAGGCACATTTAGACCGCTTAAAGAAGAAAAAATTGAAGACCATTTAATGCACACCGAACATTATGAGATTACTCAGCAAACCGCCGATATAATCAATCTTGCAAAGGTTCAAGGGAGAAGGATTGTTTCCGTTGGCACTACTAGCACAAGAGTACTTGAAACGGTAGCCGACGAAAATGGTTTTGTAAAGGCAAGCAAAGGCGAAACAAGCATATTTATTTATCCGCCTTACAAATTTAAAGCTGTTTCGGCGCAAATTACAAATTTCCATTTACCCGAAAGCACGCTTATTATGTTAGTTTCGGCGCTATGCAGTAGAGAAGAAGTTTTAAATATTTACAAGGTTGCAATAGAAAATAAATATAGATTTTTTAGTTTCGGCGACGCTATGCTATTTATCTAACATTATAATTTTACAGTTTAGTTAGATAAGTTGAAGCAATACTCTAAGTTATTATAGGTTTTAAAGGAAAATATGACAAATTTTAGTTACAAAGTTATCAAACAATCAACCACAAGCGGAGCAAGAACGGGCGAATTTACTACGCCTCACGGAGTAATTCAAACGCCTATATTTATGCCGGTGGGAACAGCTGCAACGGTTAAAGCAATGCTACCTAGTACCCTTAATGATATAGGAACACAAATTTTGCTTTGCAACACTTATCACTTATATTTACGTCCGGGCGAACAAATAGTAAAAGACGGCGGAGGACTCCACAAATTTATGTGTTGGGATAAACCTATTCTTACCGATAGCGGTGGATTTCAAGTTTTTTCCCACGCAAAGACACGCCAAATTAATGAAGAAGGCGTTGTATTTAGTTCGCATATCGATGGTAGTAAACACTTGTTTACGCCTGAAAAAGTTATGCAAATTGAGAGCGACTTAGGCGCTGATATTATTATGGCTTTTGACGAATGTTCGCAGTACGGCATAGACCACCAAGAAGCTGAAAAAGCCAAAGATTTAACCCTTAGGTGGCTAGAACGTTGTGTAAATTCGCATAAAAATGAGAATCAAATGTTATTTCCTATAATTCAAGGCAATATGTATGAAGATTTGCGTATCGACAGCGTAAAAAAGACCATTCCTTACGCAAAATGTGGTATAGCTATCGGCGGTCTTTCGGTAGGCGAGCCTAGCGAAGTTATGTACAAAATGCTTGACGTCCTTCAACCTTATTATCCCGTTAATATGCCTAGATATTTAATGGGCGTAGGCACTCCCGATTACATTATCGAGGGCGTAAGGCGAGGCGTTGATATGTTTGACTGCGTTTTGCCTACAAGAATTGCCCGAAACGGCGCTTGTATGACCTCAAACGGGCAATTACAAATTAGAGACGCTATTTACAAAACCGATTATTCTCCGGTTGACAATGAGTGCGATTGTTATTGCTGTAAAAATTTTACACGTTCCTACATTAGACACTTAATAAATTGCGACGAAATTTTAGGGGCTATGTTACTTAGTATTCATAATATTTCTTTCTTACTTAATTTGACTAAAAATATAAGAAAAGCTATCAATGAAGACTGCTTTGAGGAATTTGCAGACAAATTTTACTCAAAATATTATACTAATTACAAAAAATAATT is a window of Clostridia bacterium DNA encoding:
- the queA gene encoding tRNA preQ1(34) S-adenosylmethionine ribosyltransferase-isomerase QueA: MNKSDFYFDLPKELIAQTPIEPRDHSRLLVYDRQTKQIEHKHFYDLPNYLRSGDVLVINNTKVLPARIYGKRKFSEGKVEFLLLKRLDYTHYQVLTKPGRSTKVGDEVVFSDELSAVVTDIIEDGVRIVEFSFTGVFEDIIDRLGQMPLPPYITETLKDNTRYNTVYSKLLGSSAAPTAGLHFTNELLQKIKDLGVIVAEVLLHVGLGTFRPLKEEKIEDHLMHTEHYEITQQTADIINLAKVQGRRIVSVGTTSTRVLETVADENGFVKASKGETSIFIYPPYKFKAVSAQITNFHLPESTLIMLVSALCSREEVLNIYKVAIENKYRFFSFGDAMLFI
- the ruvB gene encoding Holliday junction branch migration DNA helicase RuvB codes for the protein MDELIKSTIDVQEIESENVLRPKSMTNYIGQDSLKEKLSIYIEAAKSRNEQLDHCLFYGPAGLGKTTLAHIIAGLINTRITITSGPAIERPADLAALLTNLSQNEVLFIDEIHRLNHSVEEILYPAMEDYALDFMIGKGPSARSVRLPLSKFTLIGATTKVGMLSQPLRDRFGIRAKLEMYSVEQLQQIVENSAKILNINIDKNAACQIALRSRGTPRIANRLLKRVRDYAQVKGNGSIDNVITNYAFSQLEIDSLGLDNVDKCVLETIIDKFNGGPVGIEALASASNEDITTIEDVYEPYLMQLGFIVRTPRGRICMPSAYAHIGRALDANVNKFINSQIDQKVEENIDTIKSDINE
- the tgt gene encoding tRNA guanosine(34) transglycosylase Tgt; translated protein: MTNFSYKVIKQSTTSGARTGEFTTPHGVIQTPIFMPVGTAATVKAMLPSTLNDIGTQILLCNTYHLYLRPGEQIVKDGGGLHKFMCWDKPILTDSGGFQVFSHAKTRQINEEGVVFSSHIDGSKHLFTPEKVMQIESDLGADIIMAFDECSQYGIDHQEAEKAKDLTLRWLERCVNSHKNENQMLFPIIQGNMYEDLRIDSVKKTIPYAKCGIAIGGLSVGEPSEVMYKMLDVLQPYYPVNMPRYLMGVGTPDYIIEGVRRGVDMFDCVLPTRIARNGACMTSNGQLQIRDAIYKTDYSPVDNECDCYCCKNFTRSYIRHLINCDEILGAMLLSIHNISFLLNLTKNIRKAINEDCFEEFADKFYSKYYTNYKK
- the ruvA gene encoding Holliday junction branch migration protein RuvA, whose amino-acid sequence is MLYFICGKIVEIEDTAVIIENNGIGYRLLVSKNTTRKLSVGKETQLYCHLQVREDCLVLYGFSDLAEKNLFSQLTSVSGIGPKNALNILSGMPLNKIMVAIVTSDTSTLCSIKGLGKKTAERVILELREKLQIDKPLLKELHSNEEEEVISVLKSLGISKNDASERIRLAKENGFVTTEEILNYCLKNS